One window of Mobula birostris isolate sMobBir1 chromosome 16, sMobBir1.hap1, whole genome shotgun sequence genomic DNA carries:
- the gpr27 gene encoding probable G-protein coupled receptor 27: MLASMANASELEETNSSLQNYAITASAVKLASLGLIICISLTGNLLLSFLLFKEPSLHRAPYYFLLDLCLADIVRSLLCFPFVMISISSGSAWTYSLLSCKIIAFAAVLFCFHAAFMMFCISITRYMAIAHHRFYSKRMTVWTCVAVICMVWTLSVAMAFPPVFDVGTYKFIREEEQCIFEHRYVKANDTLGFMLMLAVIIAATHMVYVKLIFFVYDHRKMKPAQLIPAISQNWTFHGPGATGQAAANWIAGFGRGPTPPTLVGIRQTTHNQNKRLLVLDEFKMEKRIGRMFYIITVLFLLLWSPYIVACYLRVFVKASTIPQVYLTAAVWMTFAQAGVNPILCFIFNKELRICFRTHFPCFQSTQTPREAYCVI, from the coding sequence ATGCTCGCCTCGATGGCGAACGCCAGTGAGCTAGAAGAGACGAATAGCTCTCTTCAGAATTACGCCATCACCGCCTCGGCCGTCAAGCTGGCTTCCCTGGGTTTGATCATCTGCATCAGCCTGACCGGCAACCTGCTGCTCTCCTTCCTGCTCTTCAAAGAGCCAAGCTTGCACCGGGCTCCCTACTACTTTCTGCTGGACCTCTGCCTGGCCGACATCGTGCGCTCGCTCCTCTGCTTCCCGTTcgtcatgatctccatcagcagcGGCTCGGCTTGGACCTACAGCCTGCTCAGCTGCAAGATCATCGCCTTCGCCGCCGTCCTCTTCTGTTTCCACGCCGCCTTCATGATGTTCTGCATCAGCATCACCCGTTACATGGCCATCGCCCACCACCGCTTCTATTCCAAACGAATGACGGTGTGGACTTGTGTGGCGGTCATCTGCATGGTGTGGACCCTGTCGGTCGCCATGGCCTTCCCGCCAGTTTTCGACGTGGGCACCTACAAGTTCATCCGTGAGGAGGAGCAGTGCATCTTCGAGCACCGCTACGTGAAGGCCAACGACACCCTGGGCTTCATGCTGATGCTGGCGGTTATCATCGCCGCCACACACATGGTCTATGTCAAGCTCATCTTTTTCGTATACGACCACCGCAAGATGAAACCCGCTCAGTTGATCCCGGCCATCAGCCAAAATTGGACGTTTCACGGCCCGGGCGCCACAGGCCAGGCGGCCGCCAACTGGATCGCTGGCTTCGGCAGAGGACCCACGCCCCCTACCCTAGTGGGCATCCGGCAGACCACGCACAACCAGAACAAGAGACTGCTGGTCTTAGATGAGTTCAAAATGGAAAAGAGAATAGGCAGGATGTTCTACATCATAACCGTACTCTTCCTGCTGCTGTGGTCGCCATATATTGTCGCATGTTATCTGCGGGTCTTTGTCAAAGCCAGTACCATCCCCCAGGTCTACCTGACCGCCGCAGTGTGGATGACATTTGCCCAGGCGGGGGTCAATCCGATTTTGTGCTTTATCTTCAACAAAGAGCTGAGGATTTGCTTCAGAACCCACTTCCCTTGTTTTCAAAGCACACAGACGCCC